Proteins from a genomic interval of Halarsenatibacter silvermanii:
- a CDS encoding phosphatidylglycerophosphatase A family protein gives MDLKKMNRFFSTSMGLGNLSRAPGTLAAFGAAVLYLFFPFLAHPLLLLALFISGTISCEIEGRNSGIKDDSTLVLDEILGMWMTYLFLDELSLSMIVLGFFLFRLFDIWKPLIIGSSQRLPGGLGVMIDDVLAAIPSNLILRAIIRVI, from the coding sequence ATGGATTTAAAAAAGATGAATAGATTTTTTTCCACCTCTATGGGGCTAGGTAATTTATCCCGCGCTCCCGGAACTCTCGCTGCTTTCGGTGCAGCAGTACTGTATTTATTCTTTCCGTTTTTAGCTCATCCGCTGCTGTTACTTGCTCTTTTTATCAGTGGCACGATTTCCTGTGAAATTGAAGGGAGAAATTCAGGTATTAAAGATGATTCTACCCTGGTTCTCGATGAAATACTGGGAATGTGGATGACGTATTTATTTCTGGATGAACTCTCTTTGAGTATGATTGTACTGGGATTTTTTCTCTTCCGTTTATTCGATATCTGGAAACCTCTTATTATCGGCAGCAGTCAGCGGCTCCCCGGCGGCCTGGGGGTTATGATCGACGATGTCCTGGCAGCAATTCCCTCTAATCTTATTCTCAGAGCAATTATAAGGGTGATTTGA
- a CDS encoding CinA family nicotinamide mononucleotide deamidase-related protein yields the protein MNKFSIMTIGDEIVRGEISDDNSRILADKLHHHGFEIARIMSVGDGYEEIKSSLKFLREFSDFIVTTGGLGPTGDDITRKAVAAACSRELIFREDIAEEISAYFEDLPFEMTDNNKSQAYIPKGAELIANPQGTAPGFMFEHEGTHIISLPGITPEMKSMLEKVLTDNFEKHPAENIYLLKAAGIGEAELEDNLQAIIDESDFYYRFLPHGGVIEIKISAGGVNGENLREIQHSDIEEEIRAIRDELGDKIFAVNENISLAEAVKELAVDRGVQLALAESCTGGLISKRIVDVPGASRFYPGGVTSYSNRAKMKLLGVSGETLKEKGAVSEEAAVEMAEGALRVFDADMAASVTGIAGPEGGSKEKPVGLVYFAITDGDRSCCREWHFNGSRQEIRWYTSQHALNRFRLALLNGLSC from the coding sequence ATGAATAAATTTTCGATAATGACCATCGGTGACGAAATCGTCCGGGGAGAGATATCTGACGATAATTCTCGGATATTAGCAGATAAACTGCACCATCACGGATTTGAAATTGCCAGAATTATGAGTGTGGGCGATGGTTATGAAGAGATTAAATCATCGCTGAAATTTTTAAGGGAGTTTTCCGACTTTATCGTCACCACAGGCGGACTTGGTCCAACAGGCGATGACATCACCCGAAAAGCAGTGGCGGCAGCCTGCAGCAGAGAGCTAATTTTTAGAGAAGATATCGCAGAAGAAATTTCAGCTTATTTTGAAGATCTACCATTTGAGATGACTGATAACAATAAAAGCCAGGCTTACATTCCGAAAGGAGCAGAATTAATTGCCAATCCGCAGGGAACGGCTCCCGGATTCATGTTCGAACATGAAGGAACTCATATTATATCCCTTCCCGGTATAACCCCGGAAATGAAAAGCATGCTGGAAAAAGTTCTTACCGATAACTTTGAAAAACATCCTGCCGAGAATATTTATCTGCTCAAAGCTGCCGGGATCGGTGAGGCTGAACTGGAAGATAATCTGCAGGCTATTATCGACGAATCTGACTTTTATTACAGATTTCTACCCCACGGCGGCGTAATAGAGATCAAAATCTCTGCTGGCGGTGTTAATGGAGAAAATCTCAGGGAAATACAGCACTCGGATATAGAGGAAGAAATAAGAGCTATAAGAGATGAACTGGGAGATAAAATATTTGCGGTCAACGAGAACATCTCGCTGGCAGAAGCCGTAAAGGAGCTGGCGGTAGACCGCGGTGTGCAGCTGGCGCTGGCTGAATCCTGTACCGGAGGACTTATCAGCAAAAGAATAGTAGATGTTCCCGGGGCATCCAGATTTTATCCAGGAGGAGTTACCTCCTACAGCAACAGAGCCAAAATGAAACTGCTGGGGGTTTCTGGTGAAACTCTGAAAGAAAAGGGTGCGGTCAGTGAAGAAGCTGCTGTGGAAATGGCTGAGGGCGCCCTGAGAGTTTTTGATGCCGACATGGCCGCTTCAGTTACCGGTATAGCCGGCCCCGAAGGAGGGTCGAAGGAAAAACCGGTAGGTCTGGTCTATTTTGCCATAACCGATGGAGACCGTTCCTGCTGTCGGGAATGGCATTTCAATGGGAGCAGACAGGAGATCAGATGGTACACCTCTCAACATGCTCTCAATCGTTTCAGGCTGGCGCTGCTCAACGGCCTGAGCTGTTGA
- a CDS encoding helix-turn-helix domain-containing protein, producing MAPGKRLKEKREELGLSIEDIEENTKIRKKYIIALENDNYEEIPGLVYARAFIKNYSSFLGLDEEEILEEFDRWRHLEDVDDELEGSRRRIKRSRQDSDEGVISRFFSFSPRVLLAAFILVLIAGGVTYNLVIMNGNGDMEAEPDDIPAVIEEEEEPEDIEEVDEETEDLTLEDELVMQELEQYQIDLEEDFNGDMSEVELENGFDEEMDEFDYEAISEPEVEEIDLQEDEELEELVEDPDAEEVPDDELEAIDDENAETETEEEPEEIASEVEIIITERAWLSISVDGENVFEGILEAGEEEIYEPENSFEIRTGNAGGVELTVAGEEMGTMGETGEVVEEEFEL from the coding sequence TTGGCTCCAGGAAAAAGACTGAAAGAGAAAAGAGAAGAGCTGGGACTTTCCATAGAAGATATTGAGGAGAATACTAAAATTAGAAAAAAATATATAATCGCGCTGGAAAATGACAATTACGAGGAAATTCCCGGCCTGGTTTACGCGCGAGCATTTATCAAGAACTATTCCTCTTTTCTGGGACTGGATGAAGAGGAAATTCTGGAGGAGTTCGATAGGTGGCGTCATCTGGAAGATGTAGATGATGAACTGGAAGGGTCCCGCCGCCGGATTAAAAGATCCCGGCAGGATTCCGATGAAGGAGTCATCTCTCGCTTTTTTTCCTTTTCTCCCCGGGTGCTTCTGGCTGCTTTTATACTCGTACTGATCGCCGGGGGAGTGACTTACAATCTGGTTATCATGAATGGAAATGGGGATATGGAGGCTGAACCGGATGATATTCCTGCTGTAATCGAAGAGGAAGAAGAGCCAGAAGATATCGAAGAGGTTGATGAAGAGACTGAAGATCTCACTTTAGAAGACGAACTGGTCATGCAGGAACTGGAACAGTATCAAATAGATCTGGAAGAGGATTTTAACGGGGATATGTCGGAGGTTGAACTTGAAAACGGATTTGATGAAGAAATGGATGAATTCGATTACGAGGCCATCTCTGAACCGGAGGTCGAAGAGATAGACCTGCAGGAAGATGAAGAACTGGAAGAGCTGGTCGAAGATCCTGATGCTGAAGAGGTTCCGGATGATGAGCTCGAGGCTATTGATGATGAAAACGCTGAGACAGAAACAGAAGAAGAGCCTGAGGAGATAGCTTCCGAAGTGGAAATAATTATAACTGAGAGAGCCTGGCTGAGTATCTCAGTTGATGGTGAAAATGTATTTGAAGGAATTTTAGAAGCAGGTGAAGAAGAAATTTATGAACCCGAAAATTCTTTTGAGATAAGGACCGGCAATGCGGGTGGCGTGGAACTGACCGTTGCCGGAGAGGAAATGGGAACAATGGGTGAAACAGGTGAAGTTGTGGAAGAGGAGTTTGAACTTTAA
- the pgsA gene encoding CDP-diacylglycerol--glycerol-3-phosphate 3-phosphatidyltransferase, whose protein sequence is MNLANKITLIRIAMIPMFMLFMYLQPLRPGVMEIIAVLMFLAAAGTDRVDGYIARKYNQVTKFGKIMDPVADKLLIAGVFITLADIHPQVSAWPVTIIMAREFLISALRMIAASEGVVISANIWGKVKTNIQVLVAFLLILHPGVIYLPGPIPFIIIWLTALFTIYSGLVYFWESDLEFFAPPEN, encoded by the coding sequence ATGAATTTAGCCAATAAGATCACGCTGATCAGGATCGCTATGATACCCATGTTTATGCTTTTTATGTATCTTCAACCCCTGAGGCCTGGCGTGATGGAAATTATCGCGGTTTTAATGTTTTTGGCTGCGGCCGGGACTGACAGGGTGGATGGATATATAGCCCGAAAGTACAATCAGGTCACCAAGTTTGGGAAGATTATGGACCCGGTTGCTGATAAGCTTTTAATAGCCGGCGTCTTTATAACTCTGGCGGATATTCATCCTCAGGTTTCTGCCTGGCCTGTGACGATAATAATGGCCAGAGAATTTTTGATAAGTGCTCTGCGCATGATAGCTGCCAGCGAAGGTGTTGTAATATCGGCCAACATCTGGGGTAAGGTCAAAACCAATATTCAGGTTCTGGTGGCATTTTTGCTGATTCTCCATCCGGGAGTTATTTATCTCCCCGGTCCGATTCCTTTCATCATCATCTGGCTTACAGCCCTCTTCACAATCTACTCGGGCCTGGTGTACTTCTGGGAGTCAGATCTGGAATTTTTCGCTCCTCCCGAAAACTAA
- the rimO gene encoding 30S ribosomal protein S12 methylthiotransferase RimO, translated as MINIYIQNLGCPKNEVDGQYYAGLIEEIAEVKIVDDYKKSSIIIVNTCGFIEDARKESIEAIWEAVELKKSGACEKVVVTGCLSQRYHDELKEQIPELDGIFGVGDYDSFKDFIKKILAGEEISLISEPEQKLNQRLPRKKREGSFAYLKIADGCSKNCSYCAIPIIKGDYRSRDKSLIIEEAEKILSDGISELILIAQDTTQYGIDLDADYGTVALLKELLKLDGLEWLRLMYTYLDQIDRELIELMAAADNFCSYLDLPIQHVAENVRNRMNRPGGSRYVLDKIEMIRSINPETALRTTLMVGFPGETEEDFAELKNFVREVKFDKLGVFSYSQEEGTDAAEMSGQIPEEIRRRRENELTEIQEEIAHQKNQELVGKTLPLMIDKLGDGEFIGRTEYDAPGIDNSVRGPIPADDQELSAGEIVKCQIKSAYKYDITGEIVNEFSQ; from the coding sequence ATGATTAATATATATATTCAAAATCTGGGATGTCCAAAAAACGAAGTCGACGGCCAGTATTATGCTGGTTTGATTGAGGAAATAGCCGAAGTTAAAATCGTGGACGACTATAAAAAAAGCAGTATAATTATAGTAAATACCTGCGGTTTTATCGAAGATGCCAGAAAAGAATCCATCGAAGCTATATGGGAGGCTGTTGAGCTGAAAAAATCCGGCGCCTGCGAAAAGGTTGTCGTCACAGGATGTCTCTCACAGCGTTATCACGATGAGCTCAAAGAACAGATACCTGAACTGGATGGAATTTTTGGAGTTGGAGATTACGATAGTTTTAAGGATTTTATCAAAAAAATTCTGGCTGGAGAAGAAATCAGCCTGATATCTGAGCCCGAACAGAAGCTGAATCAGAGACTTCCCCGAAAAAAAAGAGAGGGGTCTTTTGCCTATCTCAAAATTGCTGATGGCTGCAGCAAAAATTGTTCCTATTGCGCCATCCCCATAATAAAGGGTGATTATCGTAGTCGCGATAAGAGTTTGATTATCGAAGAAGCGGAAAAAATCCTCTCCGACGGCATCAGCGAACTCATCCTGATAGCTCAGGATACGACTCAGTATGGAATAGATCTGGATGCCGATTATGGAACTGTCGCTCTTCTGAAAGAGCTGCTCAAACTGGACGGGCTTGAATGGTTGAGGTTGATGTACACGTATCTCGATCAGATCGACAGGGAGTTGATCGAACTCATGGCGGCCGCCGATAATTTTTGTTCGTATCTCGACCTGCCTATACAGCATGTGGCCGAAAATGTCAGGAATAGGATGAACAGACCGGGAGGCAGCAGATACGTTCTGGATAAGATCGAAATGATTCGTTCTATAAATCCTGAAACAGCTCTTAGAACTACCCTTATGGTTGGTTTTCCCGGCGAGACCGAGGAGGATTTTGCAGAATTAAAAAACTTCGTTCGCGAGGTAAAATTTGATAAACTGGGAGTGTTCTCCTATTCGCAGGAAGAGGGAACTGATGCTGCTGAAATGTCCGGGCAAATTCCTGAAGAGATCAGGAGAAGAAGAGAAAATGAGCTGACCGAAATTCAGGAGGAAATAGCGCATCAAAAAAATCAGGAGCTGGTCGGAAAGACTCTGCCGCTTATGATAGATAAGCTGGGCGATGGAGAATTTATCGGTCGGACAGAATATGATGCTCCGGGGATTGACAACAGTGTCAGAGGCCCTATTCCAGCAGACGATCAGGAGCTATCTGCTGGAGAGATAGTAAAATGTCAGATAAAATCGGCCTATAAATACGATATTACAGGGGAGATAGTTAATGAATTTAGCCAATAA
- a CDS encoding TIGR00725 family protein yields MQKRDHLKTENVEYIGVIGAESSIGQKIHHKAEKTGELIGESGGVMICGGKGGVMEAASRGCQKTGGTVIGILPSPDRSDANSYLDYSLTTGMGQARNLMIVTSSKVVIAIAGGTGTLSEIALARKHQKPVILLDSWPLPDIEYDHSTSGFYQFSNPERTVDKAFELC; encoded by the coding sequence TTGCAGAAAAGAGACCATCTCAAGACAGAAAATGTTGAATACATCGGAGTTATAGGAGCGGAAAGCTCGATAGGCCAAAAGATTCATCATAAAGCTGAAAAAACCGGTGAATTGATCGGAGAGAGTGGGGGCGTGATGATCTGCGGGGGGAAAGGCGGAGTCATGGAGGCAGCCAGCAGAGGCTGTCAGAAAACCGGAGGCACTGTTATTGGGATTTTGCCCTCTCCAGACAGAAGTGATGCTAATTCCTATCTGGATTACAGTTTGACCACCGGCATGGGGCAGGCCAGAAATTTGATGATAGTAACCAGCTCTAAAGTCGTTATTGCCATTGCCGGAGGAACGGGTACTCTGTCAGAAATAGCTCTGGCCAGAAAACATCAAAAACCTGTAATACTCCTTGACAGCTGGCCGCTTCCGGATATTGAATATGATCACAGCACCTCAGGCTTTTATCAGTTTTCTAATCCTGAACGGACTGTAGATAAAGCTTTCGAACTCTGCTAG
- a CDS encoding DUF2103 domain-containing protein — MSGKYKINKVKQEHTIIEDILPLLEDMARHPSIKSIIPGRINRRSGSGVEPHLQIKYETSSGIKLQAKNSSSIQEVFVVADKSQRVLNWLKKSSKVRC, encoded by the coding sequence ATGAGCGGCAAGTACAAAATCAATAAAGTCAAACAGGAGCATACAATAATTGAAGATATACTGCCTCTGCTGGAGGATATGGCCCGCCACCCTTCCATAAAGAGCATAATACCAGGCAGGATAAACAGGAGAAGTGGAAGCGGGGTTGAACCTCATCTGCAGATCAAGTATGAAACTTCCAGCGGGATTAAACTTCAGGCCAAAAATAGTTCTTCCATACAGGAGGTATTTGTGGTAGCTGATAAGAGCCAGAGAGTCTTAAACTGGCTAAAAAAAAGCAGCAAGGTAAGATGTTAG
- the surE gene encoding 5'/3'-nucleotidase SurE, with protein MRILVTNDDGVHAEGIKAMAGALEEEGHEIIVIAPGREMSASSHSITINSPLRKREVKNYDLDCRVYKVNGTPADCVKLGLHTLEEFKPELVISGINNGKNLGYDVFYSGTVAAAVEAHLQGYNSLAVSLSVKDKRNFKEAALIVEELISTHRLFYDREDQPLNINIPDLARKNVKGIKVTNLTPQIYDRAVEKRIDPEGRDYFWFVGGDEEIDFPDSDIQAVNEGYISLTPLKLKTTDKNRKKKLNHLEKFETNGDNQR; from the coding sequence ATGAGAATACTGGTGACAAATGATGATGGAGTTCATGCTGAAGGAATCAAAGCTATGGCTGGAGCTCTTGAGGAAGAGGGACACGAAATCATAGTTATTGCTCCTGGAAGGGAGATGAGTGCCAGCAGCCATTCTATAACCATCAACAGCCCTCTGAGAAAGAGAGAGGTTAAAAATTATGATCTGGACTGCAGAGTTTATAAAGTCAACGGAACGCCAGCTGACTGTGTGAAGCTGGGGCTGCACACTCTGGAAGAATTCAAGCCCGAGCTGGTTATATCGGGCATAAATAACGGAAAAAATCTGGGATATGATGTGTTTTATTCGGGGACTGTGGCAGCGGCTGTAGAGGCTCATCTGCAGGGTTATAATTCTCTGGCTGTTTCGCTCTCAGTCAAAGACAAAAGAAACTTCAAAGAAGCAGCTTTGATCGTCGAAGAACTCATCTCAACTCATAGGCTTTTTTACGACCGCGAGGACCAGCCGCTCAATATAAACATTCCTGATCTTGCGCGGAAGAATGTCAAAGGGATTAAAGTTACAAATCTTACACCGCAAATTTATGATAGAGCAGTAGAAAAAAGAATAGATCCAGAGGGAAGAGATTATTTCTGGTTTGTAGGTGGAGACGAAGAGATCGATTTTCCGGACAGCGATATCCAGGCGGTAAATGAGGGTTATATTTCGCTCACACCGCTGAAATTGAAAACAACCGATAAAAATAGAAAAAAGAAGCTCAATCATCTGGAAAAATTTGAAACGAACGGTGATAATCAACGGTAA
- a CDS encoding FtsK/SpoIIIE family DNA translocase, with amino-acid sequence MAGIFSLKKRRNEIIGILVIAWAIFSLLALVDGAAGVVGEVAADFYTFFLGEAALTLPILFVLLGLKFITGPDINKIKIAGFFLAYFSSLTIFHLSQGFQDSFASGLLGAGGGVIGGTTAHIFETVFGSLGSRIILLSLTLVGLLLLFDVFLTDFVSYLFSATSGLFSNFKEILAKISPSVLLAQLKKIISSQDNAESSSDSEENDESAIAKNPVLTPEENNDSGKEEAKKFEEDSSDKPEAKVDPKDDFFEENPRDIGLSDGEKAEDEENSTDKNWQELIEVDQEEEGYQIPPLELLEEDDINSEGGEDKSDLLEKTLDNFGVDADVVETRKGPTLTRYEVQPETGVKVNKIVNLSDDIALSLAAKDVRIEAPIPGKSALGIEVPNQGASLVRLKGVLESSDFKEGDEDELLIGLGRAIEGSPVVADLAEMPHLLIAGATGSGKSVCINSVITSLLFQHSPEDLKLLLIDPKKVELVNFKELPHLFSPVVTDCKKAASTLKLVVEEMEKRYEKFAESGTRGIESYNEQAEEELPYIIVVIDELSDLMMVAANEVESSICRLAQMSRAAGIHLVIATQRPSVDVITGLIKANIPSRIAFAVSSNTDSRTILDESGAEKLLGDGDMLYYPVGAKKPYRVQGSFINNEEVNRVTFFINQQTDPEFFIDEDEFDDLTLEELEDEEDELLEDAIELVVEYRASISMLQRRLHIGHSRAARLIDNMEEMGVVGPYNGPKPREVLISEDELDKFLSDEQE; translated from the coding sequence ATGGCAGGTATTTTTTCGCTAAAAAAACGAAGAAATGAAATTATAGGGATACTGGTAATAGCCTGGGCTATTTTTAGCCTGCTGGCCCTGGTGGACGGAGCGGCCGGCGTAGTCGGCGAAGTTGCTGCCGATTTCTACACCTTTTTTCTGGGCGAAGCGGCCTTAACGCTGCCTATATTATTCGTTCTGCTGGGGTTAAAATTTATCACAGGACCCGATATCAACAAAATAAAGATCGCCGGATTTTTTCTGGCCTACTTTTCTTCGCTGACGATTTTCCATCTGAGCCAGGGTTTTCAGGACTCTTTTGCCAGCGGCCTGCTGGGGGCAGGGGGAGGAGTTATAGGCGGAACTACCGCCCATATTTTCGAGACGGTTTTCGGCTCTTTGGGCAGCAGAATAATTCTGCTCTCTTTGACTTTAGTAGGACTTTTGTTGTTATTCGATGTATTTTTGACCGATTTTGTCTCCTATCTTTTCTCAGCGACTTCCGGTTTGTTTTCAAATTTTAAAGAAATTCTGGCAAAAATATCTCCGTCTGTTCTGCTGGCTCAGCTAAAAAAAATAATAAGCTCTCAGGATAATGCTGAAAGTTCCAGCGATTCCGAAGAAAATGATGAATCAGCTATCGCTAAAAATCCGGTTTTGACTCCTGAGGAAAATAATGATTCAGGAAAAGAGGAAGCAAAAAAATTCGAAGAGGATTCTAGTGATAAGCCGGAGGCAAAGGTAGATCCGAAAGATGATTTTTTTGAAGAAAATCCCCGGGATATCGGTCTTTCAGATGGTGAAAAAGCCGAAGATGAGGAAAATTCAACCGATAAAAACTGGCAGGAACTAATAGAGGTTGATCAGGAAGAAGAGGGATACCAGATACCTCCTCTCGAGCTTCTGGAAGAAGATGATATAAATTCTGAAGGGGGAGAGGATAAAAGTGATCTGCTGGAAAAAACCCTGGATAATTTTGGTGTCGATGCGGATGTAGTTGAGACCAGAAAAGGTCCAACTCTGACGCGTTACGAAGTTCAGCCTGAAACAGGAGTGAAAGTTAATAAAATTGTCAACCTTTCTGACGATATTGCGCTGTCGCTTGCCGCCAAAGATGTTAGAATAGAAGCCCCTATTCCGGGCAAATCTGCGCTGGGTATAGAAGTTCCCAACCAGGGCGCATCGCTGGTCAGACTTAAAGGAGTTCTGGAAAGCAGCGATTTTAAAGAGGGTGATGAGGATGAACTGCTCATAGGGCTGGGAAGGGCCATAGAAGGATCGCCTGTAGTTGCCGACCTGGCAGAAATGCCCCATCTTCTCATCGCGGGGGCCACGGGTTCAGGTAAAAGTGTCTGCATTAACAGTGTCATTACCAGTCTTCTTTTTCAGCACAGCCCCGAAGATTTGAAACTTCTGTTGATAGACCCCAAGAAAGTCGAGCTTGTGAATTTTAAAGAATTACCTCATCTATTTTCACCGGTTGTGACCGATTGCAAAAAAGCTGCCAGCACTTTAAAACTGGTGGTAGAGGAGATGGAAAAACGCTACGAAAAATTTGCCGAATCAGGCACCAGAGGCATAGAGTCCTATAATGAACAGGCGGAAGAAGAATTACCCTATATAATCGTGGTTATAGACGAGCTATCCGATTTGATGATGGTGGCAGCAAATGAAGTCGAAAGTTCTATATGCAGACTTGCTCAGATGTCCCGGGCTGCCGGTATACATCTGGTTATAGCGACTCAGCGTCCTTCTGTCGATGTCATCACTGGCCTGATAAAAGCCAACATACCCAGCCGAATAGCTTTTGCTGTTTCCTCTAACACCGATTCTCGAACAATTCTGGATGAGAGCGGAGCAGAAAAACTGCTGGGGGATGGAGATATGCTCTATTATCCTGTAGGGGCTAAAAAACCATATCGCGTACAGGGATCTTTTATCAACAACGAAGAGGTTAACAGGGTTACTTTTTTTATCAACCAGCAGACTGATCCCGAATTTTTTATTGACGAAGATGAATTTGATGATTTGACCCTGGAGGAGCTGGAGGATGAAGAGGATGAGCTTCTGGAGGATGCCATAGAACTCGTAGTCGAGTACAGAGCATCGATATCGATGCTGCAGCGTCGCCTTCATATCGGACATTCCCGGGCTGCTCGCCTGATAGATAACATGGAAGAGATGGGAGTAGTAGGTCCCTATAACGGCCCCAAACCCCGCGAAGTTTTAATATCGGAGGATGAACTCGATAAGTTTTTAAGCGATGAACAGGAATAA